In a genomic window of Desulfosporosinus sp. Sb-LF:
- a CDS encoding cytochrome c, protein MKKLLITGLLVGTVAIVSGCGSQTPAPTPAPPPAPQVQSPTTQTAPTTGQTPASSTSTTTTAASGKDVYDQKCAGCHGAGGAGGSAAALNKESRTQAQVYEVVKKGKGSMPAYANMLSDAEMQAVSQYVAGLKK, encoded by the coding sequence ATGAAGAAACTTTTGATCACGGGATTACTAGTCGGTACAGTAGCGATCGTTAGTGGGTGCGGTTCGCAAACCCCAGCTCCGACTCCAGCTCCACCCCCGGCTCCGCAAGTTCAATCACCAACCACTCAGACCGCGCCAACAACGGGCCAGACGCCTGCGTCATCCACCTCGACAACGACCACGGCGGCAAGCGGAAAAGATGTGTATGACCAAAAATGTGCGGGCTGTCATGGTGCAGGAGGTGCGGGTGGTTCCGCAGCAGCCCTGAATAAGGAAAGTAGGACTCAAGCTCAAGTTTATGAGGTTGTCAAGAAAGGTAAAGGAAGTATGCCTGCTTATGCTAATATGCTTAGTGATGCTGAAATGCAAGCGGTATCGCAATATGTGGCAGGCCTAAAAAAGTAG
- a CDS encoding Nramp family divalent metal transporter: protein MNEGVNPILTRNVALPIPLIRETWQDKLKALSRYLGPAFIVSVAYIDPGNFATNISGGSNFNYTLLWVILWSNLMAIFLQTLSAKLGIATGTDLATHCGRVFSRPVNIFLWIITLLAAMATYMAEFLGATLGFYLLFGIPLLSSGLLTIGVTFLIVYLQRFGQHVVERVITVLIAVIGLSYFTEIFYAKPAWGEVVYHTLIPSLSSNSVLIAVGMLGATVMPHVIYLHSDLVKSRRTANDLVANKKHFRLERLDIIIAMNIAFLVNAAMVIVSASVFYTNGLPVDTIEEAHRSLSPLLGSLSSGAFGLALLASGLSSSAVGAMAGECMMNGFIGLDIPPNVRRIITVIPALALLALGVNPMTILILSQVVLSFALPSAIIPLLLITKRKDIMGEMVNRRITNWIGVGVVSLIITLNGVLLFLTFKS from the coding sequence ATGAATGAAGGAGTAAACCCCATCCTTACACGCAATGTTGCTTTACCTATTCCGCTTATACGTGAAACATGGCAAGATAAGCTCAAAGCCTTATCAAGATATCTAGGACCGGCGTTTATCGTGAGTGTCGCCTACATTGATCCCGGAAATTTTGCAACAAACATAAGTGGAGGTTCTAACTTTAATTACACACTTCTCTGGGTCATTCTGTGGAGCAATCTTATGGCCATTTTCTTACAAACACTTTCTGCAAAACTCGGAATCGCCACTGGCACGGATCTCGCGACTCATTGTGGTCGAGTTTTTAGTCGGCCGGTAAATATCTTCCTTTGGATCATTACCTTGTTAGCTGCCATGGCAACTTACATGGCCGAATTCTTGGGTGCGACACTCGGTTTCTATCTGTTGTTTGGTATTCCTCTACTTTCCTCTGGGTTATTGACTATCGGCGTTACCTTCTTGATCGTATATTTACAACGGTTTGGGCAACATGTTGTTGAACGCGTTATTACTGTATTGATTGCGGTCATTGGCCTCTCCTATTTCACAGAGATTTTTTATGCCAAGCCTGCTTGGGGCGAAGTTGTTTATCATACATTAATTCCCAGCCTAAGTTCGAATAGCGTACTGATAGCCGTTGGGATGCTCGGAGCAACTGTCATGCCCCATGTGATCTACCTTCACTCTGATCTGGTAAAAAGTCGCCGAACAGCGAATGATCTCGTGGCGAATAAAAAACATTTCCGACTTGAACGCCTTGACATCATCATCGCTATGAATATTGCCTTTTTGGTGAATGCTGCGATGGTTATCGTTTCCGCTTCTGTTTTTTACACAAATGGCTTACCTGTTGACACGATAGAAGAAGCCCACCGTTCTTTGTCTCCACTACTCGGATCCCTCTCTAGCGGAGCTTTTGGGTTGGCACTTCTTGCGTCTGGGCTGTCTTCCTCAGCCGTGGGTGCAATGGCAGGGGAATGCATGATGAATGGGTTCATCGGCCTTGATATTCCGCCAAATGTTCGCCGTATCATTACTGTCATTCCCGCCTTAGCCCTTCTAGCTCTCGGAGTAAATCCCATGACAATCCTAATTTTGAGCCAGGTGGTATTGAGTTTCGCTCTTCCATCAGCGATAATTCCCCTTCTTTTGATTACAAAACGCAAAGATATTATGGGTGAAATGGTCAATCGACGAATAACAAACTGGATTGGAGTAGGCGTCGTCAGCCTAATCATCACTTTAAACGGTGTTTTGCTGTTCTTGACCTTTAAATCTTGA
- a CDS encoding hemolysin family protein, whose protein sequence is MKIIEGLFWSFFKVFIAFLLVGINGFFVAAEFSMVKVRKTRLAELAENGSRRAQTALEVTSKLDAYLSASQLGITLASLGLGWLGEPAIATLIEPLFLGVGGWDPVYTESIAVAIAFLLISFLHIVMGELVPKSLAIQKDESTALATAGFLKGFYRVFYPVIWALNNLANLVLRIWKIKPANEADLVHSEEELRMLVDASQKYGYLDKMEGKLLDNVFEFSDRIASEVMIPRQDMVCIFVQDTFEEILDIVNKYGHTRYLLCDDDKDHVLGLVHMRDIFRLKEQSDVKDITQIKRDVLVVPEGMPISHLVQKMRSQRTHMAIIVDEFGGSAGLVTIEDMLEELVGEIYDEFELEQPSIQKLAENEYLLNGRVLMEEVSELLDIQLEEETVSTIGGYVFSRLGRKPVKGDTIYFDGFHFEVMEVNGFRITKVKVMRKPPESKAGEAANVHEAV, encoded by the coding sequence GTGAAAATCATCGAAGGTCTGTTCTGGAGTTTCTTTAAGGTTTTTATTGCCTTTTTATTGGTTGGAATAAACGGTTTTTTTGTGGCTGCTGAATTTTCGATGGTAAAAGTCCGCAAAACACGATTGGCAGAACTTGCGGAGAATGGTTCACGAAGAGCCCAAACAGCTCTCGAAGTCACATCAAAACTAGATGCATACCTTTCCGCTAGTCAGCTTGGTATTACCCTCGCTTCCCTGGGCTTAGGTTGGCTTGGAGAACCAGCGATCGCGACTTTGATCGAACCGTTGTTCTTAGGTGTGGGCGGTTGGGATCCAGTCTATACGGAGTCCATCGCTGTTGCGATAGCTTTTTTACTCATTTCATTCCTACACATCGTGATGGGAGAGCTTGTCCCTAAATCTTTGGCCATCCAAAAGGATGAGAGTACTGCACTGGCTACTGCTGGCTTCTTAAAAGGTTTTTACCGGGTATTCTATCCGGTAATTTGGGCACTTAATAACTTGGCCAATCTTGTGTTGCGTATATGGAAAATTAAACCGGCCAATGAAGCTGATTTAGTGCATAGTGAAGAAGAATTGCGCATGTTGGTCGATGCCAGTCAGAAATATGGCTATCTGGATAAAATGGAAGGAAAACTCCTGGACAACGTGTTCGAGTTTTCAGACCGTATTGCGAGTGAAGTGATGATTCCTCGCCAAGATATGGTGTGTATCTTTGTTCAGGATACGTTTGAGGAGATTCTCGATATTGTGAACAAATATGGGCATACGCGTTACCTGTTGTGCGATGATGATAAAGACCATGTTCTCGGCTTAGTTCACATGCGAGACATCTTTCGGCTCAAGGAACAGTCGGACGTAAAAGATATCACTCAAATTAAGCGGGATGTCCTCGTCGTTCCTGAAGGAATGCCAATTTCACATCTAGTACAGAAGATGCGGAGTCAGCGAACCCATATGGCTATTATCGTAGACGAATTTGGGGGATCGGCGGGGCTTGTCACGATTGAAGACATGCTGGAAGAATTGGTCGGGGAAATCTATGATGAATTTGAGTTGGAACAGCCATCTATTCAGAAATTGGCTGAAAATGAGTATTTGCTTAACGGCCGGGTTTTGATGGAAGAAGTTTCAGAACTCCTTGACATTCAACTTGAAGAAGAAACGGTCTCTACCATTGGAGGCTATGTTTTTTCCCGTCTCGGTCGTAAGCCTGTCAAAGGGGATACAATCTATTTTGATGGATTCCATTTTGAAGTGATGGAGGTCAACGGGTTTAGAATTACCAAAGTGAAGGTTATGAGAAAGCCACCCGAAAGTAAAGCCGGCGAAGCGGCCAATGTTCATGAAGCGGTTTAA
- the asnB gene encoding asparagine synthase (glutamine-hydrolyzing) translates to MCGIVGFVDWGHDLTLQKDVLIQMTQTLIPRGPDAEGYWISPRAAFGHRRLVVVDPEGGRQPMIRQRGEHTYTLIYNGELYNTPEIRQELLSLGYRFEGHSDTEVVLLSYLEWGPSCIERLNGIFAFGIWDSKEQQLFVGRDRLGVKPLFYSEQSGSIIFASELKAILQHPDISPIVGREGLAEVFLVGPARTPGMGVYDGISELKPGHVLTYSANGLKITRYWALPYNVHEDDLETTTAKIRDLFLDTVKRQLVSDVPIGTLLSGGLDSSAITAIASEFLNQNGKGPLPTFSVDYVENDKYFHTNDFQPDADGPWIERMSQTFKTQHSNFAFDTPQLVETLKAATLARDLPGMADVDASLLLFSRAIKNKVTVGLSGECADEVFGGYPWFHRPDALNAQTFPWALHVENRLQILSPELIARLQPHDYLSRRYEEALAEISKLPGSSSISHQDSRTIQGDLQRETRIREITYLTLTRFMPTLLDRKDRMTMATGLEVRVPFCDHRLVEYAWNIPWEMKALEGREKGLLRHALTGILPDDVLWRRKSPYPKTHHPSYLSAVRTWLSQILEDPSSPILPFLNLPALRDLMKLSDTMPSGRPWFGQLMDIPQLFAYLIQVNYWLVGNKVMIR, encoded by the coding sequence ATGTGTGGAATTGTAGGTTTTGTAGATTGGGGACATGATCTAACTCTTCAAAAGGATGTTCTCATCCAAATGACTCAAACACTTATACCCCGGGGTCCGGATGCAGAAGGGTACTGGATTTCCCCCCGTGCTGCATTCGGGCACCGACGCCTGGTTGTTGTTGACCCCGAAGGGGGCCGTCAGCCCATGATTCGCCAGCGAGGTGAACATACTTATACCCTGATTTATAATGGTGAACTCTATAATACGCCCGAGATCCGCCAAGAACTTTTGAGTCTCGGATACCGGTTTGAAGGGCATTCTGATACTGAAGTAGTACTTCTCTCTTACTTAGAATGGGGCCCCTCCTGCATAGAGCGTTTAAACGGAATTTTCGCCTTTGGAATCTGGGATAGTAAAGAGCAGCAACTGTTTGTTGGGCGTGATCGCCTGGGAGTTAAGCCCCTCTTCTACAGTGAACAGTCAGGTTCAATTATCTTTGCTTCAGAACTCAAAGCCATATTACAACACCCGGATATTTCCCCCATTGTTGGTAGGGAAGGATTAGCTGAGGTCTTCCTCGTCGGACCAGCACGTACTCCAGGAATGGGAGTTTACGACGGAATCTCCGAATTAAAACCGGGGCATGTTCTTACCTATTCAGCAAATGGGCTGAAGATTACAAGGTATTGGGCCCTACCTTACAACGTCCATGAAGATGATTTAGAAACGACAACTGCTAAGATACGAGACTTATTTCTGGATACTGTCAAACGGCAATTGGTCTCTGATGTACCGATCGGAACTCTGCTCTCCGGAGGTCTAGATTCGAGTGCTATTACAGCAATCGCTTCTGAATTCCTTAACCAGAATGGAAAAGGACCCCTTCCGACTTTTTCTGTAGATTATGTTGAGAATGATAAATATTTTCATACAAATGATTTTCAACCTGATGCAGACGGTCCATGGATTGAACGAATGTCCCAAACTTTCAAAACCCAACACTCCAACTTTGCTTTTGATACTCCCCAACTCGTTGAAACTTTAAAAGCGGCCACGCTTGCTCGCGACCTTCCTGGAATGGCCGACGTCGATGCCTCATTGCTACTCTTCTCACGCGCTATCAAGAACAAAGTAACAGTTGGTTTGTCTGGAGAATGCGCCGACGAAGTGTTTGGCGGATACCCTTGGTTTCATCGTCCAGATGCCCTCAACGCGCAAACCTTTCCTTGGGCTTTGCATGTTGAAAACCGTTTACAGATTCTTTCGCCTGAACTTATTGCACGCCTTCAGCCCCATGACTATTTGTCAAGACGCTATGAAGAAGCTTTAGCAGAAATCTCCAAGCTACCAGGGTCTTCCTCCATTTCTCACCAAGACAGTAGAACCATTCAGGGAGATCTGCAACGTGAAACCCGAATCCGCGAGATTACCTACTTAACTTTAACCCGTTTCATGCCAACTCTACTCGATCGTAAAGATCGAATGACTATGGCTACCGGACTTGAGGTCCGAGTTCCCTTCTGTGACCATCGTTTAGTCGAATATGCCTGGAATATCCCTTGGGAGATGAAAGCACTTGAAGGTAGAGAAAAAGGACTTCTGCGACATGCCCTCACTGGCATCTTGCCAGACGATGTGCTATGGCGTCGCAAAAGCCCCTATCCAAAAACTCATCACCCTAGTTATCTTTCTGCCGTTCGCACCTGGCTCAGTCAGATCCTCGAAGACCCGTCTTCGCCGATTCTTCCCTTCCTCAACCTCCCTGCCCTTCGAGATCTCATGAAGCTTTCAGATACCATGCCTTCAGGTCGTCCCTGGTTCGGACAGTTAATGGATATTCCACAGCTTTTTGCCTATCTTATTCAAGTCAACTATTGGTTAGTGGGAAACAAAGTAATGATTCGTTAA
- a CDS encoding AAA family ATPase: MIRDSRIWNSIITGKPVIESIDVDINSQSLRLQVDMISILPDSLHKALDGRRQITIWGKDLMLAGFPDELVTTSHFRQFEINENRKSRAREFFKSRLLSFTVEAVKKDTQRVYFNGKNVAFHDTPITFNPYTSQFTPIPIIARDVPAERVQKILYEKLPSIDFLSYQYPEDPPLIIGYQNHFFGCKSGWLGELRQHWRIYVAEGEEVTCVPAEIPESKILRRGNLAFLLDEDLNEISNHLLFGEPFPANEFIKRFSTSTQAFVISTSQSSFEKFPEIKTVPKVKMPEVHSMVRDAMTRPSEVLEAGMQDFEVQEGVDSREQTFINDLNQVALSNQLVYDMEDLVNFHIAIKTGALVVLAGMSGVGKSQLVINYARALGLSGVDEAGEERKQFLFIPVRPHWNDDADLIGFYDAIHKIYRPAETGLVDLLIEAAKEDNKDKLYLICFDEMNLARVEHYFSQFLSILELSEDRYLTLYSEKLAPEVYNRHEYSPRVPIGNNVFFIGTVNIDESSFQFSDKVLDRANVISLKIYESLRAWKAMFEERSLGKPSEERTQLSPVPGNVFASWCNNSPSEIGLSDAEIDFLDELNSVLRKIDKDRVVGYRIIRQIGSYLKNIPSSKDGQGLLDRGKAFDLQLVQRIMTKFKGPESDLEPLFGKYSEREQAYSPILQLFEKHRAVSTFSYSRAVCHKKAKELLDHGYAS, encoded by the coding sequence ATGATCAGAGATAGTAGGATCTGGAATTCAATCATAACTGGAAAACCAGTCATCGAAAGTATCGATGTGGATATAAACTCGCAGTCTTTACGGTTACAGGTGGATATGATTTCCATTTTGCCAGATAGTCTACACAAGGCTTTAGATGGACGTCGCCAAATTACGATTTGGGGTAAAGATTTAATGTTGGCCGGATTTCCGGATGAACTTGTGACAACCTCTCATTTTAGACAGTTCGAGATTAATGAGAACAGAAAATCACGGGCGAGGGAATTCTTTAAAAGTCGGCTCCTTTCTTTTACGGTAGAAGCTGTCAAGAAGGACACTCAAAGAGTATATTTTAACGGAAAAAATGTTGCTTTTCACGATACACCGATTACCTTTAATCCCTATACTTCGCAATTTACACCAATACCGATTATTGCAAGAGACGTACCAGCGGAGCGAGTTCAAAAGATTCTTTATGAGAAACTCCCTTCCATTGATTTTCTATCTTATCAATACCCAGAAGATCCCCCTTTAATTATAGGCTATCAGAATCATTTTTTTGGATGTAAATCCGGTTGGCTGGGAGAACTTAGGCAACACTGGCGTATTTATGTTGCTGAAGGGGAAGAAGTGACTTGTGTCCCAGCTGAAATTCCTGAAAGTAAAATTTTAAGGCGGGGAAACTTGGCGTTTCTGCTTGATGAGGATTTAAATGAAATCAGTAATCATTTGTTGTTTGGTGAACCTTTTCCAGCCAATGAGTTTATTAAACGGTTTAGCACATCAACTCAGGCATTCGTAATCTCAACAAGTCAGTCCTCATTTGAAAAATTCCCGGAAATTAAAACTGTGCCAAAAGTTAAGATGCCAGAGGTTCATTCTATGGTGAGAGATGCAATGACGCGACCTTCTGAAGTGCTTGAAGCTGGGATGCAGGATTTTGAGGTGCAGGAGGGCGTGGATAGTCGAGAGCAAACGTTTATCAATGACTTGAATCAAGTAGCTTTGTCGAATCAACTTGTGTATGACATGGAGGACCTTGTGAATTTTCATATAGCTATTAAAACAGGCGCCTTAGTGGTTTTAGCAGGAATGTCTGGAGTCGGGAAATCCCAGTTAGTCATTAACTATGCCCGTGCTTTAGGACTCTCAGGTGTGGATGAAGCTGGTGAAGAACGCAAACAATTCTTATTTATACCGGTTCGCCCGCACTGGAATGATGATGCTGACTTGATTGGTTTCTACGATGCGATTCACAAAATTTATCGTCCAGCGGAAACGGGTCTTGTTGATTTGCTCATTGAAGCGGCTAAAGAAGATAATAAAGACAAGCTCTATCTTATCTGTTTTGATGAGATGAACCTTGCACGGGTCGAACATTACTTTAGCCAATTTCTCAGCATTTTGGAGCTTTCGGAAGATCGATATCTAACATTATATAGTGAAAAACTCGCACCAGAGGTGTATAACCGGCACGAGTATTCGCCGAGGGTTCCCATCGGAAACAATGTGTTTTTTATTGGCACGGTTAACATCGATGAATCTTCGTTTCAATTTAGTGATAAAGTTCTCGACCGGGCGAATGTCATTAGTCTCAAAATATATGAATCATTGCGCGCTTGGAAAGCGATGTTCGAAGAAAGATCATTAGGAAAACCGTCTGAAGAACGAACTCAACTTTCGCCTGTGCCTGGAAATGTATTTGCTTCATGGTGTAATAATTCACCAAGTGAGATCGGTTTGTCGGATGCGGAAATCGATTTTCTAGATGAATTGAACTCAGTTCTTCGCAAAATTGACAAAGATCGGGTTGTAGGGTATCGAATTATTCGCCAAATTGGTTCTTATTTAAAAAATATCCCATCTAGTAAGGATGGGCAAGGTCTCCTGGATCGTGGTAAAGCATTTGATCTTCAATTAGTGCAACGGATCATGACGAAATTCAAGGGACCAGAATCGGATTTAGAACCCCTCTTTGGTAAATATTCCGAGCGAGAGCAGGCATACAGTCCAATTCTTCAGTTATTTGAAAAACACCGTGCGGTTTCGACATTCAGCTATTCCCGAGCTGTCTGCCATAAAAAGGCGAAGGAGCTTTTAGATCATGGCTACGCGTCTTGA
- a CDS encoding DUF2357 domain-containing protein yields MATRLEDSGFSIVFLIGRQEMPRLVTPDSVIEVFERENLYVSYTSNQENAYLYIDGLDGYASLKLHLDEEGIPCLRPGTQRFSLYSDVNEDYPLIPGDYMIFVKSKGEVCSSLEATLRIRPNNITEDQLDVMRNELNEMVQGLAFDQIRTSPGLKLFEERGVLPPLVLAEFVSLNHMVRKLEVTLEDLTRRPDQYLERQYREIKACANSKQDAKSYRWLLSAQGQRANVDSKSVVHPEVILGVIDYHTYNTPENRMVLGFLHYILSQLEFVLQAIRCTITEEQRAIEARIPYVMVQKSTSHEVRALKAKIVSLESMEREMQKGIFNVRKYMDHPVLKGLTPLSASNQFSPKIQRDWRYKRVFTWWKQLRAQDFKVPSRHDFKVQWKRTDVLYEYWCYMKTIIALEQSGYTPTSGWIYDDSYKVNQEFVFPVLQDDTLVEMVKGPIRLSVLFNEKMPRARRGALRSKRILYMEGTNYKPDIRIDVFDNNVYSGSIIVDAKYRKKLNIWNNDRIEDENRPKNMNTLQNYSNSLKYVEDPAGVSKALRVIALHPSYGPEVEDIEDTNVSLIQLRPKERLSHYSEYLVRIIEG; encoded by the coding sequence ATGGCTACGCGTCTTGAGGATTCCGGTTTTTCTATTGTTTTTCTAATAGGCAGACAAGAGATGCCGCGATTGGTTACACCGGACAGCGTTATTGAGGTATTTGAACGAGAAAACCTATATGTTTCGTATACTTCGAATCAAGAGAATGCATACCTTTATATTGACGGTCTGGATGGATATGCCTCATTAAAGCTTCATCTTGATGAGGAAGGAATCCCGTGTCTTAGGCCAGGAACTCAACGCTTCTCTTTATATAGTGATGTCAATGAGGATTACCCTTTGATTCCTGGGGACTATATGATCTTCGTAAAAAGCAAAGGAGAAGTCTGCAGCTCGTTAGAAGCAACGTTAAGAATTAGACCTAATAATATAACGGAAGATCAACTAGACGTGATGCGTAATGAGCTTAACGAAATGGTCCAGGGGCTCGCTTTTGACCAAATTCGGACGAGTCCTGGGCTTAAACTCTTTGAAGAAAGAGGGGTGCTTCCCCCTCTGGTGTTGGCGGAGTTTGTGAGTCTAAATCATATGGTTAGGAAGCTTGAGGTAACCCTTGAAGATTTGACCCGCCGCCCGGATCAGTATCTCGAACGGCAGTATCGTGAAATAAAGGCCTGTGCGAACTCTAAACAGGATGCTAAGTCTTACCGCTGGTTGTTATCGGCTCAAGGACAACGTGCCAATGTTGATTCTAAGAGCGTAGTTCACCCAGAAGTTATCCTTGGAGTTATCGATTACCACACGTATAATACACCTGAAAACCGGATGGTGCTGGGCTTTCTTCATTATATTTTGTCTCAATTGGAATTCGTTTTGCAAGCCATAAGGTGCACGATTACAGAAGAGCAGAGGGCGATCGAAGCGAGAATTCCCTACGTTATGGTTCAAAAATCAACTAGCCACGAAGTTCGCGCCTTGAAGGCGAAAATTGTAAGTCTCGAATCGATGGAGCGTGAAATGCAAAAAGGGATTTTTAACGTCCGGAAATACATGGATCACCCTGTGTTAAAGGGACTAACACCGTTAAGCGCCTCTAATCAGTTTTCCCCGAAGATTCAACGAGATTGGCGGTATAAGAGAGTCTTCACTTGGTGGAAACAACTGAGAGCACAAGATTTTAAAGTTCCTTCACGTCATGATTTTAAGGTGCAGTGGAAGCGGACCGATGTTCTATACGAATATTGGTGTTACATGAAAACCATCATTGCGCTTGAACAATCGGGGTATACCCCTACTTCTGGTTGGATTTATGATGATTCATATAAAGTGAATCAAGAGTTTGTGTTCCCAGTGCTTCAAGATGATACGTTAGTGGAAATGGTCAAAGGTCCAATTCGCCTATCCGTGCTATTTAATGAGAAAATGCCCCGAGCGCGGCGCGGTGCACTGCGAAGTAAGCGCATTCTCTATATGGAAGGAACTAATTATAAGCCGGATATTCGAATTGACGTTTTCGATAATAATGTTTATTCCGGCTCCATAATCGTCGATGCCAAATACCGTAAGAAATTAAACATTTGGAATAATGACAGGATCGAAGACGAGAATCGTCCGAAGAATATGAATACCTTACAAAACTATTCTAACTCTCTGAAGTATGTTGAGGATCCAGCAGGGGTTTCTAAGGCTCTCAGAGTGATTGCCCTTCACCCAAGCTACGGGCCTGAGGTGGAAGACATTGAGGATACGAATGTGAGTCTCATTCAACTACGGCCGAAAGAGCGGTTATCGCATTACTCGGAGTATTTGGTGCGGATAATTGAGGGGTGA
- a CDS encoding DMT family transporter produces the protein MLYIFLSAILLSTGGLFIKIVQANPLAIVALRSGIAGLTLLPFLRVKHIKLSASTIVYIFSYTVMMVAFVSATKYTTSANAVALQYAGSLYLFLYKVFRRQIKVRLGNVMPMAMIMMGIIAFLLEPSKGHNMAGNLLAVISGIALAAMFGALPQIKGISPVSLVCLSNLAIFALVFPLIPSHENLLAISSQGWMALIYLGVIQVALSYILNTKGVQLTSSLQAMVLAMFEAVMNPLWVFIFIGEVPSSYGFVGITLILGAVLFNVIQQSNYEKRSS, from the coding sequence ATGTTATATATTTTTTTATCCGCGATTCTTCTAAGTACAGGTGGCTTATTTATTAAAATTGTGCAGGCAAATCCACTAGCTATTGTAGCGTTGAGGTCGGGTATAGCAGGTCTGACATTGCTTCCCTTCTTAAGGGTAAAACATATCAAGCTGAGCGCTTCAACGATCGTCTATATTTTTTCATACACCGTGATGATGGTTGCTTTTGTGTCGGCTACAAAATACACGACGTCTGCAAATGCAGTTGCGCTTCAATATGCCGGTTCTTTATATTTGTTTTTATACAAAGTTTTCAGACGACAAATAAAAGTGCGACTGGGAAATGTAATGCCGATGGCGATGATCATGATGGGCATAATCGCATTCTTGTTAGAGCCCAGCAAAGGCCATAATATGGCGGGTAATTTATTGGCGGTGATCAGTGGGATTGCTTTAGCAGCTATGTTCGGAGCTCTGCCTCAAATCAAGGGTATTTCTCCCGTTTCATTGGTATGTTTAAGTAATTTAGCGATATTTGCCCTCGTTTTTCCCCTGATTCCATCTCATGAAAATCTCCTAGCTATAAGTTCACAGGGATGGATGGCCCTGATTTATTTAGGAGTCATTCAAGTAGCTCTTTCATATATTCTTAATACTAAGGGTGTTCAACTCACAAGCTCTTTGCAAGCCATGGTCTTAGCTATGTTTGAAGCAGTGATGAATCCATTATGGGTGTTTATTTTTATCGGCGAAGTTCCGTCAAGCTATGGATTTGTGGGAATAACGTTGATCCTGGGGGCTGTCTTATTTAATGTCATACAACAAAGCAACTATGAAAAAAGAAGTAGCTGA